From a single Ornithorhynchus anatinus isolate Pmale09 chromosome 4, mOrnAna1.pri.v4, whole genome shotgun sequence genomic region:
- the IER5L gene encoding immediate early response gene 5-like protein translates to MECALDAQSLIALSLRKIHSSRTQRGGIKLHKNLLVSYVLRNARQLYLSERYAELYRRQQQQQQQQQQQQPPQQQQQQQQPYPTGVGCAPSSPGEMAEFGPLQLPGEEREPGALHQLHHHHHHHHHHLQQQQQQQQQMHQRSCTVGAPGGGGGGGGGGGGEPSELGCNALLGGAPHRSEAPQQPASPAHCTRDLSSSSSSPSSCVASRSSPAFYRGGGGCCAPAGLYPLSSDASGGTLHCSSRTTVLDLDTHVVTTVENGYLHQDCCASAPCPCCCGGVGQGPSGTKRKYYPGQEDEEEDEDEEEGGELGHPPGGGPPFAPCKRARFEDFGPDSSPDASNISNLISIFGSGFTGLVSRQPDPDQTLNGQLCGKQALASLGAWTRAIVAF, encoded by the coding sequence ATGGAGTGCGCCCTGGACGCCCAGAGCCTCATCGCCCTCTCCCTGCGCAAGATCCACAGCTCCCGGACCCAGCGCGGGGGCATCAAACTGCACAAGAACCTGCTGGTCTCCTACGTGCTCCGCAACGCCCGCCAGCTCTACCTGAGCGAACGCTACGCCGAGCTCTACCggcgccagcagcagcagcagcagcagcagcagcagcaacaacctccgcagcagcaacagcagcagcagcaaccgtACCCGACCGGCGTTGGTTGCGCCCCGAGCTCTCCCGGGGAGATGGCGGAGTTCGGTCCCCTCCAACTTCCCGGGGAGGAGCGCGAGCCGGGGGCCCTGCACCAgctccaccaccatcaccaccaccatcaccaccacctccagcagcagcagcagcagcagcagcagatgcaCCAGCGGAGCTGCACGGTCGGTGcacccgggggaggaggaggaggaggcggcggcggcggcggagagcCCTCGGAGCTCGGGTGCAACGCGCTGCTGGGCGGTGCGCCCCACCGGAGTGAAGCCCCGCAGCAGCCGGCCTCCCCTGCCCATTGCACTCgggacctttcctcctcctcctcctccccttcctcctgcgtGGCCTCCCGCTCGTCCCCGGCCTTCTACCGGGGCGGTGGAGGCTGCTGCGCCCCGGCCGGCCTCTACCCCCTCTCCTCGGACGCCTCCGGAGGGACCTTGCACTGTAGCAGCCGGACCACCGTGCTGGATCTGGACACGCATGTGGTGACCACGGTGGAGAACGGCTATTTGCACCAAGATTGCTGCGCCTCGGCGCCTTGCCCCTGCTGCTGCGGTGGCGTCGGCCAAGGCCCCTCGGGCACCAAGCGCAAGTACTACCCGGgacaggaggacgaggaggaggacgaggacgaggaggagggtggggagctgGGGCATCCCCCCGGGGGCGGGCCCCCCTTCGCCCCGTGCAAGCGCGCCCGCTTCGAGGACTTTGGCCCGGACTCGTCCCCGGACGcttccaacatctcaaacttgatCTCTATCTTCGGCTCGGGCTTCACGGGGCTGGTCAGCCGGCAGCCCGACCCGGACCAGACCCTCAACGGCCAGCTGTGCGGCAAGCAGGCCCTCGCCAGCCTGGGAGCCTGGACTCGAGCCATCGTGGCTTTCTAG